TTATCGTCCTCCCGATAGGGGGTGGATTTTTCACCATCGAAAACATAATCGGTGGAGTAGTGTACCAACCAACTATTGAGCCGTTTAGATTCTCGCGCCAGAAGCTCCACTGCTTCGGCGTTGATGCGATAAGCCCGGTCCGGCTCACTTTCTGCCTTGTCCACTGCTGTATATGCCGCTGCATTCACCACAAACGATGGAGTAATCCTGCGAAGGGTAGATCGAAGGCGATCGAGATCTTCCAGATCAATATCGCCTCTGTCACACGCGACGAGCGGTCCCAGTGGCGCGAGAGATCTCCTCAGCTCCCACCCGACCTGACCATTGGCACCCAGCAGAAGAATCGTCACGTGTAGTGCCTCTCAACCCAATGCCGGTACTCACCACTGGTAACACGTTCCACCCAGTCCTGATTGTCCAGATACCATCTCACGGTTTTTCGGATACCGCTGTCAAAGGTCTCCGCTGGCCGCCAATCAAGATCCCTTTCAATCTTGGTCGCATCTATCGCGTAACGTCTGTCGTGTCCGGGGCGATCCTTAACGAACGAGATCAAATCCTGATAGGTAGAAAATGTGGAGTCATGATTGGTTGGGTGCAATTCGCCCAGAATGTCGCAAAGAGTATGGACAATTTCCATATTGGTTTTTTCGTTGAGGCCGCCAATATTGTAGACCTCGCCGGGTTTACCGGCTTCGAGCACCCTGCGAATTGCGCTGCAATGGTCACCGACATAGAGCCAGTCCCGTATCTGCTGCCCATCGCCATAGATCGGCAGTGGTTTTCCGTTGAGTGCATTGTGTATTACGAGAGGAATTAACTTTTCTGGAAACTGATACGGCCCGTAGTTGTTGGAACAGTTGGTGGTCAGCACCGGGAGTCGGTAGGTGTGGTGATATGCCCGCACCAGGTGGTCGGAAGAGGC
Above is a genomic segment from Pseudomonadota bacterium containing:
- the rfbB gene encoding dTDP-glucose 4,6-dehydratase is translated as MSLVVTGGSGFIGSNFILDWLREYDEPIVNLDKLTYAGNPENLASLAGDARYNFFHGDIGDREPLATVLRRSQPRVILNFAAESHVDRSIHGPEDFIQTNIVGTFRLLETVREYWNDLEGESRDQFRFLHVSTDEVYGSLALEDPAFTETKRYEPNSPYSASKASSDHLVRAYHHTYRLPVLTTNCSNNYGPYQFPEKLIPLVIHNALNGKPLPIYGDGQQIRDWLYVGDHCSAIRRVLEAGKPGEVYNIGGLNEKTNMEIVHTLCDILGELHPTNHDSTFSTYQDLISFVKDRPGHDRRYAIDATKIERDLDWRPAETFDSGIRKTVRWYLDNQDWVERVTSGEYRHWVERHYT